One genomic segment of Helianthus annuus cultivar XRQ/B chromosome 14, HanXRQr2.0-SUNRISE, whole genome shotgun sequence includes these proteins:
- the LOC110904104 gene encoding protein TPLATE: MDILFAQIQADLRSNDALRQSGALLQALQQSAAGRDISVIAKSAVEEIVASPASAVSKKLAFDLIRSTRLTTDLWEIVCTGIHNDLEFPDPDVTAAAVSILAAIPSYRLGKLITDSNKEISSCFDSNSDNLRFSVTETLGCVLARDDLVTLCENNINLLDKVSNWWNRIGENMLDKADNVSKVAFESVGRLFQEFESKRMSRLAGDKLVDSENSVAIRSNWVSSMVEFVWKRRNALMARSLILPVESFRATVYPLVYAVKSVASGSIEAFQKLSRSSKKTNTGSLDSSKAERFVGVSDVVTHLAPFLASSLDPALIFEVGINMLYLADVPGGKPEWASASIIAILTLWDRQEFSSARESIVRAVVTNLHLLDLSMQVSLFKRLLLMVRNLRAESDRMHALACICRTALCVDLFAKESVRRGQKPLPGTDIASLFEDARIRDDLNTVTSKSLFREELVATLVESCFQLSLPLPEQKNSGMESRVIGALAYGTGYGALNWTEPALEVVEVCRPCVKWDCEGRTYAVDCYLKLLVRLCHIFDTRGGVKRVKDGASQDQILNETRLQNLQRKLVNDLLEVNSPRIAARLIWAISEHIDLEGLDPLLADDPDDALNIIISKIHKILFNADASATETNKLQDIQAVLLCAQRLGSRNARAGQLLIKELEEFRADPLTDSVNKHQARMILQRIKYVSNHSDDKWAGVSEARGDYPFSHHKLTVQFYEASAAQDRKLEGLVHKAILELWRPDPSELTLLLTKRADTTSLKIPPNAHTLTGSSDPCYVEAYHLSDPNDGRITLHLKVLNLTDIELNRVDIRVGLSGASYFMDGSPQAVRQLRDLNSQEPVLCSVTLGVSHFERCALWVQVLYYPFAGNDIAGNVGDYAEEDQQIIRQKRSAKPELGDPVIMRCQPYKIPLTELLLPHKISPVEYFRLWPSLPAMVEFTGTYTYEGSGFKATAAQQYGSSPFLSGLRSLSTKPFHRVCSHIIRTVAGFQLCFAAKTWHGGFLGMMIFGASEVSRNVDLGDETTAMICKFVVRASDAAIIKEVGSDLQSWCDDLTDGGVEYMPEDEVKVAAAERLRISMERIAILKAAQPPPKSPKIEEDINDDDDDEDDDDDKKDNEKKKKKGPTTLFELTPEEVEHRALQTAVLQEWHALCKDRNTKVQ; this comes from the exons ATGGACATCCTCTTCGCACAGATCCAAGCGGATCTCCGCTCCAACGACGCTCTCCGCCAATCCGGAGCCCTACTGCAAGCACTCCAACAATCCGCCGCCGGCCGTGACATCTCCGTCATCGCTAAGTCCGCCGTCGAAGAGATCGTCGCCTCCCCTGCCTCCGCCGTTTCCAAAAAGCTCGCATTTGACCTCATCCGATCCACTCGTCTCACCACAGATCTATGGGAGATCGTTTGCACCGGCATTCACAACGATCTGGAGTTTCCGGATCCTGACGTCACTGCTGCCGCTGTATCTATACTTGCTGCTATACCGTCCTATAGGTTAGGCAAGCTTATTACTGATAGTAATAAGGAAATATCTAGCTGTTTTGATTCTAATAGTGATAATTTGCGGTTTTCGGTTACGGAAACCCTAGGTTGTGTACTGGCTCGTGATGATTTGGTGACTCTGTGTGAGAATAATATTAATTTGTTGGATAAGGTGTCGAATTGGTGGAATAGGATTGGGGAGAATATGTTGGACAAAGCGGATAATGTTTCGAAGGTGGCGTTTGAATCGGTTGGGAGGTTGTTTCAGGAGTTTGAATCTAAGAGGATGAGTCGGTTGGCTGGGGATAAGCTTGTGGACAGTGAGAATTCTGTTGCGATTAGGTCGAATTGGGTGTCGTCGATGGTGGAGTTTGTTTGGAAGAGGCGGAATGCGTTGATGGCGAGGTCGTTGATTCTTCCGGTGGAGAGTTTTAGGGCTACTGTGTATCCGCTTGTTTATGCTGTGAAATCTGTTGCGTCTGGCTCGATTGAGGCTTTTCAGAAGCTATCGAGATCTTCAAAGAAAACGAATACTGGTAGTTTGGATTCGAGTAAGGCGGAGAGGTTTGTTGGAGTGTCGGATGTGGTCACTCATTTGGCACCCTTTTTGGCATCTTCGTTAGACCCAGCGTTGATATTCGAGGTGGGGATTAACATGCTGTATTTGGCTGATGTTCCTGGTGGCAAGCCTGAGTGGGCTTCAGCATCAATTATTGCAATTCTTACACTTTGGGACAGGCAGGAGTTTTCTTCTGCTAGAGAGAGTATAGTTAGAGCTGTTGTGACCAACCTACATCTCCTCGATCTCAGTATGCAG GTTTCATTATTTAAAAGGCTGCTTCTCATGGTGAGAAACCTAAGAGCAGAATCAGATCGCATGCATGCTTTAGCATGCATTTGTCGTACCGCTCTTTGTGTTGATCTTTTTGCAAAAGAAAGTGTTAGAAGAGGTCAAAAACCTCTTCCTGGAACAGACATTGCATCACTTTTTGAGGATGCCAGAATCAGAGATGACCTCAACACTGTCACAAGCAAAAGTTTATTTAGAGAAGAGTTGGTAGCCACTTTGGTTGAAAGCTGTTTTCAGCTGTCGCTGCCATTGCCTGAACAAAAGAATTCAGGTATGGAGAGTAGAGTGATCGGAGCATTGGCTTATGGAACTGGTTATGGTGCATTAAATTGGACCGAACCGGCTTTAGAAGTGGTGGAAGTGTGTCGACCTTGTGTAAAATGGGATTGTGAAGGCCGAACTTATGCTGTTGATTGTTACCTAAAGTTGTTGGTTAGGCTTTGCCATATTTTTGATACCAGGGGTGGGGTTAAAAGAGTCAAAGATGGGGCTTCTCAAGATCAGATTTTGAATGAAACTCGCTTACAAAATTTGCAACGAAAACTTGTAAATGATCTGCTTGAG GTGAACTCTCCTAGAATTGCTGCCCGGCTTATTTGGGCAATTTCAGAACACATTGACTTAGAAGGTTTGGATCCTCTTTTAGCAGATGACCCAGATGATGCACTGAACATCATCATATCAAAGATACACAAAATCTTATTCAATGCTGACGCATCTGCCACTGAAACAAATAAGCTGCAAGATATTCAAGCAGTTCTTTTATGTGCTCAAAGATTAGGATCACGTAATGCTAGGGCAGGCCAGTTGCTCATCAAAGAGCTAGAAGAGTTCAGAGCTGACCCATTGACCGATTCTGTTAACAAACATCAGGCTCGTATGATATTGCAGAGAATCAAATACGTTTCTAATCATTCTGATGACAA GTGGGCTGGTGTTAGTGAAGCAAGAGGAGACTACCCATTCAGTCATCACAAACTGACGGTTCAGTTTTATGAAGCTTCTGCAGCCCAAGATCGAAAGTTGGAAGGATTAGTTCATAAGGCTATTCTAGAACTATGGAGACCCGACCCTAGTGAATTGACTTTGTTGTTGACCAAAAGAGCTGACACCACTTCACTAAAGATACCTCCAAATGCACATACATTAACTGGTAGTAGTGATCCGTGCTATGTTGAAGCATATCACTTGTCAGATCCTAATGATGGAAGAATCACACTTCATCTGAAG GTTTTAAATTTGACTGACATCGAACTCAATCGGGTGGATATTCGTGTTGGGTTGTCTGGTGCCTCATATTTCATGGACGGATCTCCTCAAGCAGTTCGACAATTGCGTGATCTAAATTCTCAG GAACCAGTATTATGCAGTGTGACTTTAGGCGTGTCTCACTTTGAAAGATGTGCTCTTTGGGTACAAGTCTTGTACTACCCATTTGCCGGCAACGATATTGCGGGAAACGTAGGCGACTACGCAGAAGAAGATCAACAAATCATCAGACAAAAAAGAAGTGCAAAGCCAGAATTAGGAGATCCAGTCATCATGCGATGCCAGCCGTACAAGATTCCACTAACAGAGCTTCTTTTGCCCCATAAAATCTCACCCGTGGAGTATTTTCGCCTGTGGCCCAGTCTACCTGCTATGGTGGAATTCACAGGTACTTATACATATGAAGGCAGTGGGTTTAAAGCTACAGCTGCTCAGCAATACGGATCTTCTCCTTTTCTGAGTGGGCTCAGATCTCTTTCTACCAAGCCTTTTCACAGGGTTTGTTCTCACATTATCCGGACCGTTGCTGGCTTCCAG CTATGCTTTGCTGCAAAAACATGGCATGGAGGTTTCTTAGGGATGATGATATTCGGTGCAAGTGAAGTAAGCAGGAATGTGGACCTGGGGGATGAAACCACCGCTATGATATGCAAATTCGTGGTTCGAGCATCAGATGCAGCCATAATAAAAGAAGTCGGTTCAGACCTACAGTCATGGTGCGATGACCTAACCGATGGAGGTGTTGAGTACATGCCGGAAGACGAAGTGAAGGTGGCTGCCGCCGAGCGCCTACGGATATCCATGGAACGTATAGCCATTCTAAAGGCGGCTCAGCCGCCACCTAAGTCCCCAAAAATTGAAGAAGATATAAATGATGACGACGACGAcgaagacgatgatgatgataagaaggataatgagaagaagaaaaagaagggtCCCACAACGTTATTTGAATTGACACCTGAGGAGGTGGAACATCGTGCTCTTCAAACTGCGGTGTTGCAAGAATGGCATGCTTTGTGTAAAGATAGAAACACCAAGGTTCAATAG
- the LOC110904103 gene encoding COP9 signalosome complex subunit 3 translates to MNLNVNSVDSLVTEIQGLSGSPQDVSHLNNLLKQSEDVIRSQAATFAPCLTRLDPAVHSLGYLYVLEACTASPVPEAQANELILPVVRFIDVCSAEQIRLVPDKFIAVCKRLHELVMTLNAPMRAVGPLLTAIRKIQPSPEHLTPLHPDFLQVCLSAKCYKIGYSILEDDIYKVDQPRDFFLYCYYGGMICIGQKRFAKALELFHNVVTAPMSSMNAIAVEAYKKYILVSLIHLRQFSSTFPKYTSSVAQRNLKNFSQPYIELANSYSTGNISELQAFVQANQEKFENGNNLGLVKQVVSSMYKRNIQRLTQTYLTLSLQDIANTAQINSPKEAEMHVLEMIEDGEIYATINQKDGMVRFLEDPEQYKTCEMIEHIDSSIQRIMKLSKKLTTMDESMSCDPLYLSKVGRERQRFDFDDFDNVPQKFNL, encoded by the exons ATGAACTTGAATGTGAACTCAGTGGATTCACTGGTGACTGAAATTCAAGGTTTATCCGGGAGTCCTCAAGATGTATCTCACCTGAACAATCTTCTGAAACAATCTGAGGACGTAATCCGTTCACAGGCCGCCACGTTTGCACCCTGTCTTACGAGACTTGATCCTGCCGTTCATTCGCTCGGTTATCTCTACGTTCT GGAAGCATGTACAGCAAGTCCAGTCCCAGAAGCACAAGCAAATGAACTAATTTTGCCTGTTGTCAGATTTATCGACGTGTGCAGTGCAGAGCAGATCCGTTTAGTGCCCGACAAAT TTATAGCTGTTTGTAAAAGACTGCACGAGCTAGTTATGACTCTTAATGCCCCTATGAGAGCTGTGGGTCCCTTGCTGACTGCTATCCGCAAGATTCAACCCTCTCCTGAGCATCTAACTCCCTTACATCCAGATTTTCTTCAAGTCTGTTTGTCAGCTAAGTGTTATAAAATTGGTTATAGCATTTTGGAGGATGATATATACAAAGTTGATCAACCAAGAGACTTTTTCTTGTATTGCTACTACGG GGGGATGATTTGCATAGGACAAAAACGTTTTGCCAAAGCATTGGAGCTTTTCCACAAT GTGGTAACTGCTCCTATGTCTTCCATGAATGCTATAGCTGTCGAAGCATACAAGAAATACATACTGGTTTCACTCATTCACCTTCGCCAg TTTTCCTCCACTTTTCCCAAGTATACATCTTCAGTTGCTCAAAGGAATCTAAAGAACTTCTCTCAG CCCTACATTGAGTTGGCAAATAGTTACAGCACTGGAAATATTTCAGAGCTCCAGGCATTTGTCCAAGCAAACCAAGAGAAATTCGAGAAT GGAAACAATCTTGGATTGGTAAAGCAGGTTGTGTCATCTATGTACAAGAGGAACATTCAAAGGTTGACCCAGACATATTTGACTTTATCCCTTCAAGACATTGCCAACACTGCACAGATAAATTCCCCTAAGGAAGCTGAAATGCATGTACTCGAAATG ATTGAGGATGGTGAGATCTATGCAACTATCAACCAGAAGGATGGAATGGTTAGATTTCTTGAGGACCCCGAGCAATATAAAACGTGTGAGATGATTGAGCATATTGATTCATCGATCCAAAG AATCATGAAACTGTCAAAGAAACTGACAACGATGGATGAATCTATGTCTTGTGACCCCCTATATCTGTCCAAG GTTGGGAGAGAACGCCAACGGTttgattttgatgattttgataaTGTTCCGCAAAAGTTCAACTTATGA
- the LOC110904102 gene encoding ankyrin-3, translated as MTVFGHSGSGGGFLSGKQQVFPVDYEADVSQRLLEASSSNDIKSALDCINDPFIDVNFVGAVSLKVRTAEVICHVESANAVRFEYQELKSDVTALFVAVHNGNLNLVRKLLSHGADVNQKLFRGFSITAAVREGHFEISEILLKNGASRSACEEALLEASCHGRGGKFIELLMASDLIRANIAVHALVTACCRGFTDAVDTLLKCGVDVNAAARVLLQSSKPSLHTNINCTPLVAAVVSRQTTVVRMLLQNGAKTDIKVPLGAWSWEMSSGDEFRVGAGLADPYAITWCAVEYFESSGTILQLLLHHLSPNTYHNGRTLLHHAVLCGNIGAVKTLLKCGSHIDSRIKTTHKNESQAVHMTTRLGFPSILQHLIDSGCDINSRITNNGETPLMICAKFKQEKCLRVLIKAGADLGLVNMLGQSAQSIAKSNKWSNSFQQTVLNVIKDGTIPVSNNNTVFSPLMFVARSGDIQALKAIVSRENINLNEQDSNGLSAVMVTAIQGDVHAFKLLVYSGADVKLTNKKGETAISLSRTKENSDMFEEVMLRFTLEKGNRSSQGFYPLHYASRHGDTQAVKLLTTRGYDINALNGDGYTPLMLAAREGNAQMCKLLISCGSLCDVSNSKGENALSLARKHTMKHAECVILDECARVLVLGGGNVLKHTRGGKGRPHRKVLKMVGSEGVLRWGKSKRRNVVCLEAEVGPSLKFVKRRRAKGDTNTSGVFRVVTGKKKEVHFVCEGGCEMAELWVRGIRLVTMEAFSGRLKSRV; from the exons ATGACGGTTTTCGGTCACTCAGGCAGCGGCGGAGGCTTCCTCTCCGGCAAACAACAGGTGTTTCCAGTCGACTACGAAGCAGACGTCTCTCAACGCCTACTCGAAGCTTCGTCATCAAATGATATAAAATCGGCGTTAGATTGTATTAACGATCCATTCATCGACGTTAACTTCGTCGGTGCTGTTTCGTTGAAGGTGCGCACGGCGGAGGTGATCTGCCACGTGGAATCAGCAAATGCGGTTCGATTCGAATACCAGGAGTTGAAATCCGACGTCACTGCGTTGTTCGTTGCCGTTCACAACGGGAATCTGAATCTCGTTCGGAAATTATTG AGCCATGGAGCTGATGTGAATCAGAAACTTTTTAGAGGATTTTCAATAACAGCAGCAGTAAGGGAGGGTCATTTTGAAATCTCTGAAATATTACTAAAGAACGGAGCATCTCGGTCTGCTTGTGAAGAAGCTCTACTAGAGGCCAGCTGTCATGGACGAGGAGGGAAGTTTATTGAGTTGCTTATGGCTTCTGATCTGATTCGGGCCAACATTGCTGTGCATGCTCTTGTCACAGCATGCTGTAGAGGGTTTACAGATGCGGTCGATACTCTTTTGAAG TGTGGGGTAGATGTAAATGCAGCTGCTAGGGTGCTTCTCCAGTCATCTAAGCCTTCTCTACACACAAACATCAACTGCACGCCACTTGTGGCTGCTGTTGTTAGCAGACAGACCACGGTTGTTCGTATGCTGTTGCAG AATGGTGCCAAAACTGACAtcaaggtgccactaggagcatGGTCATGGGAGATGAGTTCAGGTGATGAGTTTCGGGTGGGTGCAGGGCTAGCCGATCCCTATGCCATCACGTGGTGTGCGGTGGAGTATTTCGAATCAAGTGGCACTATATTGCAACTGTTACTCCACCATCTCTCCCCCAACACTTATCACAATGGTAGAACACTCCTACATCACGCGGTCCTATGTGGCAACATAGGAGCCGTCAAAACACTACTCAAATGTGGGTCCCACATTGATTCTCGAATCAAGACCACGCATAAAAACGAATCCCAAGCAGTACACATGACTACCCGGCTTGGGTTTCCGTCCATTCTTCAACACCTAATAGACTCTGGTTGTGACATCAATTCAAGAATTACAAACAATGGCGAAACACCTCTAATGATTTGTGCAAAATTTAAACAAGAAAAATGTCTTCGAGTCTTGATCAAAGCCGGTGCTGACCTTGGTCTGGTCAATATGTTGGGTCAGTCTGCCCAGTCAATCGCGAAATCAAATAAATGGTCTAATAGCTTTCAACAAACTGTGCTAAATGTCATCAAAGATGGAACGATACCCGTATCCAACAACAATACTGTCTTTTCGCCTTTAATGTTTGTAGCTCGTTCAGGAGATATACAAGCCTTGAAAGCTATTGTGAGCCGGGAAAACATCAATCTAAATGAGCAAGATAGCAATGGTTTATCAGCGGTTATGGTGACAGCCATACAAGGCGATGTTCATGCCTTCAAACTTCTCGTTTATTCCGGTGCTGATGTTAAACTCACTAACAAAAAAGGCGAGACGGCGATTTCTTTATCTAGAACCAAGGAGAACTCTGATATGTTTGAAGAAGTAATGCTTCGGTTTACCCTCGAAAAGGGTAATAGAAGTTCCCAAGGCTTTTATCCGTTGCACTATGCATCTCGTCATGGAGATACACAAGCAGTCAAACTATTGACCACTAGAGGATATGACATAAACGCCCTCAATGGGGACGGATACACACCCCTCATGTTGGCAGCAAGAGAAGGCAATGCACAAATGTGCAAGCTTTTGATCTCATGTGGATCACTTTGTGATGTCAGTAATTCAAAAGGTGAAAACGCATTGTCACTTGCAAGAAAACACACAATGAAACACGCAGAGTGTGTGATACTAGACGAGTGTGCTCGGGTGCTGGTTTTAGGTggtgggaatgtgttgaaacacACAAGGGGAGGGAAAGGAAGGCCACATAGGAAAGTGTTGAAAATGGTAGGGAGTGAAGGTGTGTTAAGGTGGGGTAAGTCTAAGAGAAGAAACGTTGTTTGTTTGGAAGCCGAGGTGGGCCCGAGCCTGAAATTTGTAAAGCGTAGGAGGGCAAAAGGTGATACCAACACATCAGGGGTTTTTCGGGTGGTGACGGGAAAGAAAAAAGAAGTGCATTTTGTGTGTGAGGGTGGATGTGAAATGGCGGAGTTGTGGGTGAGGGGGATAAGGCTTGTGACCATGGAAGCTTTTAGTGGACGATTAAAGAGTAGGGTATGA